From Aspergillus luchuensis IFO 4308 DNA, chromosome 2, nearly complete sequence:
CATCCTACTGATCCCTACGCACTCGGACATGGCCACTGTGACAGATTTGATTGACAAGTAGCTAGCCTTATATAGCCAAGAGGCATTAGGTATCTCGACTTCACAGCCCTAAGATATTTTGAAGGTATGTATTCTCCTTACCTATCCCTTATCTCTCTGAAAAAAGCGGGCCTGAGAGGGGTGAGCCTTTCTGGCcttagttatatatagtgAGATTTGTTCTGCGATCTCCAGAATACTCCCTAATTGCTGCTAAATTGCTACTTATCTTTATCTAGATAGTTACGTGTCCATGGACAAGTCAATGATCTTCAATTTACATAATACCGGTCTATACAGTATGTTGTCGTGTTACGGGGAGCTATTCTTCATCTAGTGCTGAGCTTGGTCCAGTGTGGTTTTGCCTTGGGCTTCCTGAAACAAACAAAGTGTATGAGTGATGAAATCAGTTTCCGGAAAAAAGCAAGTAGATTCACCTCATTGAAAGTAACATAACAAATTGTGTAACAATCTCGGTTAGTGAAAAATAGCATGCAGTACAATATCCATTTTGTGTTTCCCACCAGGTTCAGGTCAAAGCAATATCCCCGTTAAGCAAATAAACGCCTTTCAATATTGATCGTTTCCCAGTTGCAGTGAGTTCATTAAACAACATCACAATCCTTGaacttgctgagcttgaACAACCTTCTTGCGTTGTCCCTGCCAACACGAAGATATCCGTCCCGGCCACCCAGTGCCTCCTTgattttctcctcctcatcatcgtacCACTGGCAGCCATGCTCCATTCGCTCGTAAGGGAAGTCAACGCTGAACATCATTCGCTCATCGCCGAGCCACTCGTACAGGTAGCGCAGATTTTGGGTGCTGAAATTTCCACTGGTGGTGATGTAGATGTTGCGCCTGAAGTAGTAGAGGGGTTCCTTCTGGCAAACAGTATCTCCGTTCTTCTCTGCCAGCGGCCGTGTCACACCCTTGACCCAGTGGTCCATCCGCCAGAAGTCAAATGGGATGCGTTCGCCCATGTGCCCGATGATCATCTTCAAGTTGGGGAACCTATCGAACACGCCGTTGACGATGATTCCCATCAGGTGCAATGCAACTCCGTTGCAGTAGCTCTGGGGTGGTCCGATGAGATACTTGCGGTCCTCGTAGGTCTGCTTATAGAGTTGGGTATCCCGCAAGGGTGCGGCAGGATGAAGGTAGACTGGGACGTCCAACTCCACAGCCACTCTCCAGAACTCATCGTAGTCGGGCTGATCGTAAAACAGAGGTTGGTCATCGTCTCCTTCCCCGGTATGTTGAACATCATTCAACAAGGCTCCGTGAAAGCCTAGCTCCTTCACGCAGCGGCGAAGTTCATGTCCCGCCTGTCGGGGATCATGCATTGACAGATTTGCGAATGCTCCCAATCTGTCACGGTGGTCCTTGATCTGGTCATGAATGTAGTTGTTTACATCGCGGGCCCTTTTCTCGGCCTTGTCCTTTTCGGTGATGCCCTGGATACCCGGGACGGtcagggagaggatggtgtATCCAATGCCGTTCTGGTCGGACAGCTGCAAGCGTTCGTCCGTGATAGACACGATTTGACGCTTGTAGCGTTCAACATCTTTGGGGGCGATGTAGAGGGCTGCCTGGGCATcgatctcctcatccatgcCCTTCACCTCAAAGGCTTCTTCGAGAGCGACTTTTCCACGCATATTGAATTATTAGGTTTGGTAACTTGTTCAAGTTTTCTAGTGCGATGCAATAGATATGTCTCAAAGTCAAAAGAGATTAAGTTATTAAGTATAGAGTAGATGATGCTCTTTGATTGAGATGATCCTCTGTCCGACTGGTTGAGTCTTTGAGGGGGTTTATATACTAGCTGCATCGCGGCTCAACCCATGGTAAATATCCATATGATGTTCGGTGACAGAAGGTTCCCCGCAAACATTCCCCTCCGTAGCATTGGGTTCGAGATGGCCGGCACTCACCTTgattgcggtggtggagaggggttTCAGAGGAGTATTGATTCCAGATGTCAATTTGACTTTCGGGTAACTGTTCCAAGGCCTCAACGCCTATAACATTGAATGTTGTTTGGAGTCGGTCTGAGTTGAGGGTTATGTATAGCAAATGTCATGAGGGGGCTTCCTGTCATACTTATTTCATCCGAGTGCATCGCTGATGAGACATTGATCTAGACCTGGGTGTGGCGGGTGTGGCCTCACCCGGCTAGAATCGGATTATGAGAAGTGGCTTGTGATGGCTTCAGGGAGGGGAATACAACAAGAGATCTTGATGATCTCAGCGTGATCATGGCATATCCTCTTCTGTATTGGAATTGGCCAAGGGATAGTAGCTGGCGTTGTCCCCAGCTTGGAAACCACAAACGACATTAGAGCAGATTTAGTCCCCAAAACTAGAAGGGCAATAGCCCATGATACGTCACATCGAAGAGCTAGATCACTCTTTCCAGGTAGAGCTATAACGACTGTTGTAATATGCTCTGATGTATAGCCTGAAGATTATGTTGACGGTAGTCATAAGAGTTACCTTGAGCCAGCTTGAGCCAGCTCCAGGATTCGTCACCTACCGAGTATCCCACGCTGAGAGGGAATATGAGGATTGTGATGGCAGAGCTCCTCCTGACGCAAC
This genomic window contains:
- a CDS encoding amidohydrolase family protein (COG:S;~EggNog:ENOG410PU9M;~InterPro:IPR006680,IPR032466,IPR032465;~PFAM:PF04909;~go_function: GO:0016787 - hydrolase activity [Evidence IEA];~go_function: GO:0016831 - carboxy-lyase activity [Evidence IEA]) — translated: MRGKVALEEAFEVKGMDEEIDAQAALYIAPKDVERYKRQIVSITDERLQLSDQNGIGYTILSLTVPGIQGITEKDKAEKRARDVNNYIHDQIKDHRDRLGAFANLSMHDPRQAGHELRRCVKELGFHGALLNDVQHTGEGDDDQPLFYDQPDYDEFWRVAVELDVPVYLHPAAPLRDTQLYKQTYEDRKYLIGPPQSYCNGVALHLMGIIVNGVFDRFPNLKMIIGHMGERIPFDFWRMDHWVKGVTRPLAEKNGDTVCQKEPLYYFRRNIYITTSGNFSTQNLRYLYEWLGDERMMFSVDFPYERMEHGCQWYDDEEEKIKEALGGRDGYLRVGRDNARRLFKLSKFKDCDVV